In Microbacterium sp. SLBN-146, one genomic interval encodes:
- the rplS gene encoding 50S ribosomal protein L19: MQILDSVDAASLRSDIPVFAPGDTVKVHVNITEGNRSRIQVFQGVVIGRSGDGVRETFTVRKISFQVGVERTFPVHSPVIDHIEVVTRGDVRRAKLYYLRNLRGKKAKIKEKRDN; this comes from the coding sequence ATGCAGATCCTCGACTCCGTCGACGCAGCATCGCTGCGTTCCGACATCCCCGTCTTCGCCCCCGGCGACACTGTCAAGGTGCACGTCAACATCACGGAGGGCAACCGCTCGCGTATCCAGGTCTTCCAGGGCGTCGTGATCGGTCGCTCCGGTGATGGCGTGCGCGAGACCTTCACGGTCCGCAAGATCAGCTTCCAGGTCGGCGTGGAGCGTACGTTCCCCGTCCACAGCCCCGTCATCGACCACATCGAGGTCGTGACGCGTGGTGACGTCCGCCGCGCCAAGCTCTACTACCTGCGCAACCTTCGCGGCAAGAAGGCCAAGATCAAGGAGAAGCGCGACAACTGA
- the lepB gene encoding signal peptidase I, giving the protein MTTQQSAAPEPAPTSTLMAETPSRSRGWLIFLRDVVVIVLIAVLVSFLVKTFVIRSFYIPSGSMEDTLMVDDRIFVDELTPRFGAYERGDIVVFRDPGGWLPPSNRPERAPVVEAVDWVLSLVGLTAPDSDDHLVKRIIGLPGDHVVCCNDLGQITVNGVAIDETSYTKLPGGSPASADAFDVTVPEGSLWVLGDNRNRSKDSRYNTDQPGRGFVPVDNVVGRAFVVTWPFDRWGLLDFHHEVFAGVPDPEAESAGP; this is encoded by the coding sequence ATGACCACGCAGCAGTCGGCGGCCCCTGAGCCGGCGCCCACCTCGACCCTGATGGCAGAGACGCCGAGCAGGAGTCGGGGATGGCTCATCTTCCTGCGCGACGTCGTCGTGATCGTGCTCATCGCGGTCTTGGTGTCGTTCCTCGTCAAGACGTTCGTGATCCGGTCGTTCTACATCCCCTCGGGGTCGATGGAGGACACGCTCATGGTGGATGATCGCATCTTCGTCGACGAGCTGACACCGCGATTCGGGGCGTACGAGCGGGGCGACATCGTCGTCTTCCGTGACCCGGGCGGGTGGCTTCCGCCATCGAACCGGCCGGAGCGAGCGCCCGTCGTCGAGGCGGTCGACTGGGTGCTCTCTCTCGTGGGCCTGACGGCTCCCGACAGTGACGACCACCTCGTCAAGCGCATCATCGGGTTGCCGGGAGACCACGTCGTGTGCTGCAACGACCTCGGCCAGATCACGGTGAACGGCGTCGCGATCGACGAGACGTCGTACACGAAGCTCCCCGGGGGCAGCCCGGCGTCCGCCGACGCATTCGACGTGACGGTACCCGAGGGAAGCCTCTGGGTGCTCGGGGACAATCGGAATCGTTCGAAGGATTCCCGCTACAACACCGATCAGCCCGGACGTGGATTCGTCCCCGTCGACAACGTCGTCGGGCGTGCGTTCGTCGTCACTTGGCCCTTCGACCGTTGGGGACTCCTCGACTTCCACCACGAGGTCTTCGCCGGTGTGCCCGACCCCGAAGCGGAGAGCGCCGGCCCGTGA
- a CDS encoding ribonuclease HII: protein MTVADPRLTLERRLLKDHSLVIACDEVGRGALAGPVAVGAAVIDAQRSRKRIPQGLRDSKLVPEARRADVAARAASWVSASAVGWASSAEIDEIGIMRALGLATIRALADLRAHGIVTEDAIVILDGNYDYITAAGAEGLRVRPVVKADRDCASAAAASVIAKVARDDLMTRLHAEEPVYAWERNKGYASATHRDAIRSHGLSTHHRASWAIADAPTLF, encoded by the coding sequence GTGACGGTGGCGGATCCCCGGCTCACCCTGGAGCGCCGGCTTCTGAAGGATCACTCCCTCGTCATCGCGTGCGACGAGGTCGGACGGGGCGCCTTGGCGGGCCCCGTCGCCGTCGGGGCGGCCGTCATCGATGCTCAGCGATCCCGGAAGCGGATACCGCAGGGACTCCGCGATTCGAAGCTCGTGCCCGAAGCGCGGCGTGCCGATGTCGCCGCGCGCGCGGCATCGTGGGTCTCAGCGAGCGCCGTCGGATGGGCGAGTTCAGCCGAGATCGACGAGATCGGCATCATGCGCGCGTTGGGGCTTGCGACGATCCGCGCTCTCGCGGATCTCCGTGCCCACGGCATCGTGACCGAGGACGCCATCGTGATCCTCGACGGCAACTACGACTACATCACGGCGGCCGGAGCGGAGGGACTCCGTGTGCGCCCTGTCGTCAAGGCCGACCGCGACTGTGCGAGCGCCGCCGCGGCATCCGTCATCGCCAAGGTCGCGCGCGACGACCTCATGACGCGCCTGCATGCCGAAGAGCCCGTGTACGCGTGGGAACGGAACAAGGGATACGCGAGCGCGACGCATCGCGACGCGATCCGCTCCCATGGACTCAGCACGCACCACCGGGCGTCCTGGGCCATCGCCGACGCCCCGACCCTCTTCTGA
- a CDS encoding DUF2469 family protein — translation MDDDVFEDYDRELELALYKEYRDVVSQFQYVIETERRFYLANEVNVVRRDTEHDFYFEISMTDVWVWDIYRADRFVKSVRVLTFKDVNVEELSRRDFHLPEELSLDS, via the coding sequence ATGGATGACGACGTCTTCGAGGACTATGACCGCGAGCTCGAGCTGGCGCTGTACAAGGAGTACCGCGATGTCGTGTCGCAGTTCCAGTATGTGATCGAGACCGAGCGGAGGTTCTATCTCGCGAACGAGGTGAACGTCGTCCGGCGCGACACGGAGCACGATTTCTACTTCGAGATCTCGATGACGGACGTCTGGGTATGGGACATCTACCGCGCCGATCGCTTCGTGAAGAGCGTTCGCGTGCTCACGTTCAAGGACGTCAACGTCGAGGAACTGTCACGGCGCGACTTCCACCTCCCCGAGGAACTCTCACTCGACTCTTGA
- a CDS encoding YraN family protein has product MAAKDELGRAGEDRAVRHLQDLGYTVLDRNWRCRAGEIDIVASLGSDLVVVEVKTRRSEDFGHPLAAINAVKRARLWRLAMAWIAEHRTSVSYGRLRFAAIGVLGPEPATARVEMLPDLELR; this is encoded by the coding sequence ATGGCAGCAAAAGACGAACTGGGCCGCGCGGGCGAAGACCGCGCCGTTCGACACCTTCAGGACCTCGGCTATACCGTTCTCGATCGCAACTGGCGGTGTCGCGCCGGCGAGATCGACATCGTGGCGAGCCTCGGGAGCGATCTCGTCGTCGTCGAGGTCAAGACCCGCCGCAGTGAGGACTTCGGCCATCCGCTCGCGGCCATCAATGCCGTCAAGCGCGCCCGCCTGTGGCGATTGGCGATGGCGTGGATCGCCGAGCATCGGACTTCTGTCAGCTATGGACGCCTGCGCTTCGCGGCGATCGGAGTCCTCGGACCGGAGCCCGCAACAGCCCGCGTCGAGATGCTCCCGGATCTCGAACTGCGATGA
- a CDS encoding YifB family Mg chelatase-like AAA ATPase has product MSLARTWSVALSGVDGHLVEVEADLSNQQPDFRIIGLADKALGEAAQRVHNAAANSGLELPRRKLTVNLSPANLPKHGSGFDVAIAVAALATEGTWNAASLMSTAHVGELGLDGRLRPVPGVLPAVVAAARAGLRRVVVPLANLEEASLVDTIEVHGAASLAAVAALHGAEVVVDDVDAVQLNAEPVPAPPRVDLSDVVGQPEAVEALVVAAVGGHHLLMSGPPGAGKTMLARRLPGILPDLDDADALACASIRSLAGHAVTDLSRTPPFEAPHHSVSVAALVGGGSRSVRPGAIARASGGVLFLDEAGEFQTSALDALRQPLENGTIEIHRTGFSALFPARFQLILATNPCPCGNYGVRGGTCVCTPMAIRRYLGRLSGPLLDRIDIELHLARVSVADRVGHAAPTSTAEARARVAEARRHSAARLAGTPWKLNAEVPGTWLRDGPSAPSPTVRRALDVALQRGSLTLRGYDRVLRLAWSLADLAQRPQLSIDDVGRALFLKRGAGE; this is encoded by the coding sequence ATGAGCCTCGCTCGTACGTGGTCCGTCGCCTTGAGCGGCGTGGATGGACACCTCGTCGAGGTCGAGGCCGATCTCTCGAACCAGCAACCCGATTTCCGGATCATCGGACTCGCTGACAAGGCACTCGGCGAAGCGGCGCAGCGCGTCCACAACGCGGCCGCGAACAGCGGCCTCGAGCTCCCTCGACGAAAGCTGACCGTCAATCTCTCGCCCGCGAACCTGCCGAAGCACGGATCGGGGTTCGACGTCGCGATCGCCGTGGCTGCGCTTGCGACGGAGGGCACGTGGAATGCGGCTTCGCTCATGAGCACTGCGCATGTGGGTGAGCTGGGCCTCGACGGACGGCTCAGGCCGGTACCGGGGGTGCTCCCGGCGGTCGTCGCTGCAGCACGCGCAGGATTGCGCCGAGTCGTCGTGCCACTGGCGAACCTCGAAGAGGCGAGCCTCGTGGACACGATCGAGGTTCACGGAGCGGCGAGCCTCGCTGCCGTCGCGGCACTGCACGGCGCGGAGGTCGTGGTCGACGATGTCGATGCCGTCCAGCTGAACGCCGAGCCTGTGCCGGCGCCGCCCCGCGTCGATCTCTCCGACGTCGTGGGCCAGCCCGAAGCCGTCGAGGCGCTGGTCGTGGCAGCCGTCGGCGGCCATCACCTCTTGATGTCCGGTCCGCCCGGCGCCGGGAAGACGATGCTCGCACGCCGCCTGCCCGGCATCCTCCCCGATCTCGACGACGCTGATGCGTTGGCCTGCGCATCGATTCGTTCACTCGCGGGTCATGCCGTCACTGATCTCTCGCGGACGCCTCCCTTCGAAGCTCCGCATCACAGCGTCAGCGTCGCCGCACTCGTCGGAGGCGGGTCGCGGTCGGTGCGGCCCGGTGCGATCGCTCGAGCGAGCGGAGGCGTGCTCTTCCTCGACGAAGCGGGCGAGTTCCAGACTTCGGCCCTCGATGCGCTGCGTCAGCCGCTCGAGAACGGCACGATCGAGATTCACCGGACCGGGTTCTCAGCGCTCTTCCCCGCTCGATTCCAGCTCATCCTCGCGACGAACCCGTGCCCCTGCGGCAACTACGGAGTACGCGGCGGCACGTGCGTGTGCACGCCGATGGCCATCCGACGCTATCTGGGTCGGCTGTCCGGCCCCCTCCTGGATCGCATCGATATCGAACTCCATCTCGCGCGGGTCTCGGTGGCCGACCGCGTCGGCCACGCCGCGCCCACGTCGACCGCGGAGGCGCGTGCACGCGTGGCGGAAGCGCGGCGCCATTCCGCTGCACGCCTCGCCGGCACGCCGTGGAAGCTCAACGCGGAGGTGCCGGGGACGTGGTTGCGCGATGGTCCGAGCGCGCCGTCGCCGACCGTCCGACGTGCGCTCGATGTCGCGCTTCAGCGTGGATCGCTGACGCTCCGGGGATATGACCGGGTTCTTCGACTCGCCTGGTCGCTCGCCGATCTGGCTCAGCGCCCCCAATTGTCCATCGACGACGTCGGACGCGCGCTGTTTCTCAAGAGAGGTGCAGGGGAGTGA
- a CDS encoding DNA-processing protein DprA: MIEIDMTPRTARESLGRLAVDDDDTTVVVRYARAIWSALVEPGDGVAGRFIGALGAVEALRVVVAAAAGSGPPAMDSDDLKRGCERWIPRLKKGGVSDALAVAGRTRVRLVIPEDADWPRSLADLGDHEPVALWARGDTDALRRSPVGVAIVGARASTAYGDRVAGELATELGSSGITVVSGAAYGIDGSAHRAALAVDALTVAFLAGGVEEAYPRGHTRLIDTIAERGLLLSEAPCGSRPTKWRFLH, translated from the coding sequence GTGATCGAGATCGACATGACACCGCGGACCGCGCGTGAGTCCCTCGGCCGTCTCGCTGTCGATGACGACGACACCACCGTCGTCGTCCGATACGCACGCGCGATCTGGAGCGCCCTCGTGGAGCCGGGCGACGGCGTCGCGGGAAGATTCATCGGCGCTCTGGGAGCCGTCGAAGCGTTGCGCGTCGTCGTAGCAGCAGCGGCGGGAAGTGGTCCGCCGGCGATGGACTCGGACGACCTGAAGCGGGGATGTGAGCGCTGGATACCGCGGTTGAAGAAGGGCGGGGTGAGCGACGCCCTGGCTGTCGCGGGGCGCACCCGTGTCCGACTCGTGATCCCCGAAGACGCGGATTGGCCGCGTTCGCTCGCTGACCTCGGCGACCACGAACCCGTTGCCCTGTGGGCCCGGGGCGACACGGACGCTCTCCGGAGGTCGCCGGTGGGCGTGGCGATCGTCGGTGCGCGCGCGTCGACCGCCTACGGCGATCGTGTCGCGGGCGAGTTGGCGACCGAACTCGGCTCCAGCGGCATAACTGTCGTGTCGGGCGCCGCCTACGGCATCGATGGGAGCGCGCATCGAGCAGCCCTCGCCGTCGATGCTCTCACCGTCGCATTTCTCGCGGGCGGGGTCGAGGAGGCCTACCCGCGCGGGCATACCCGCCTCATCGACACGATCGCGGAGAGGGGCCTCCTCCTCAGTGAGGCGCCCTGCGGATCGCGCCCGACCAAGTGGAGGTTCCTGCACTAG
- a CDS encoding TIR domain-containing protein — MTLEPLVRWYDETPDPERPHDHGVSIGMNDMYRPTGIIATLQAYEIGSRRITPNTSVSLVEENLRDLIPTEATAFEIGFTYVGSPQLYPGQASVMILHRDGSPSTYVHVEMPDEHAVPTLDAVRAILNEFPLVVNEPPVGPLKVFIGHGGDRKWEVVRDLIAAQEGYEVVAFESEPRAGSINLDVVEGLITSAGAAVIVMTGTDRVEGGLRARQNVIHELGFAQGRLGRFETIVMAEEGVERFTNLGGLNEIRFPTGQIHTANDEVLAALALRARARGA; from the coding sequence ATGACGTTGGAACCGTTGGTTCGTTGGTACGACGAGACACCAGACCCCGAGCGTCCCCACGACCACGGCGTGAGCATCGGGATGAATGACATGTACCGGCCCACCGGCATCATCGCCACGTTGCAGGCGTACGAGATAGGGTCCCGTCGCATCACGCCGAACACATCGGTCTCTTTAGTTGAAGAGAACCTACGCGATCTCATTCCGACTGAAGCAACCGCGTTCGAGATCGGGTTTACGTACGTGGGTTCGCCACAGCTGTACCCCGGACAGGCGTCCGTGATGATCTTGCACAGGGACGGAAGCCCGTCCACATATGTCCACGTTGAGATGCCTGATGAGCACGCAGTACCCACGCTGGACGCGGTCCGCGCGATTTTGAACGAGTTTCCCCTTGTCGTCAATGAACCTCCAGTCGGGCCGCTGAAGGTGTTCATCGGCCACGGCGGGGATCGGAAGTGGGAGGTCGTGCGCGACTTGATCGCAGCCCAGGAAGGGTATGAGGTAGTCGCGTTCGAGTCCGAGCCGCGCGCCGGTTCGATCAATCTCGACGTGGTTGAGGGCTTGATCACAAGCGCAGGCGCGGCCGTCATCGTGATGACCGGGACTGACCGCGTGGAAGGGGGCCTCCGTGCCCGTCAAAACGTCATTCATGAGTTGGGATTCGCCCAGGGTCGGCTAGGCCGATTCGAGACAATTGTGATGGCTGAGGAAGGCGTTGAGCGCTTCACAAACCTTGGAGGGCTGAATGAGATTCGCTTTCCGACCGGGCAGATACACACCGCCAACGACGAAGTGCTCGCCGCTCTCGCGCTTCGGGCGCGCGCTAGAGGCGCGTAA
- a CDS encoding AAA family ATPase, translating to MSAVLAEDWTPAMKAQMIGASSLPVDEMKSVMQGVLDRAATGNTGATEDMEEQVEATLFTMKVKAEAERRLGAELFTGSAELSWDDLDSAHREFIIPGLLTSGGVCVICARSNLGKTYTYLDMACRMACGMPWLGKPTRQAKTLIVLGEGKAGFMSRLQAWMTAHGKTPGDLRPWLFFIDRANLNNDESLSRIREVVEREGIEVVIYDTWAATSGIQKEDDAVLTGMTINRVKDALPEATHLFIHHPRKAEQDTDAPVMRGSGAFEGAADVVMMMYRDRKFIPASGESFEFIALSTEQDHNGKARDGATETIRGLYLDEIELADGSINRVMRLLDSETISKEAREVRRVLTRPMSHAEYAEASGKSRSTAHRYLQAAVADGVVTKAQGPLGMDIYTPTQAWSELLGRAA from the coding sequence GTGAGTGCGGTTCTGGCAGAGGACTGGACACCCGCCATGAAGGCGCAGATGATCGGCGCGAGCAGTCTTCCGGTGGATGAGATGAAGTCCGTCATGCAGGGTGTCCTTGACCGGGCAGCGACGGGCAACACCGGGGCAACTGAGGACATGGAAGAGCAGGTCGAAGCGACCCTCTTCACGATGAAGGTGAAGGCGGAGGCCGAGCGCCGTCTCGGCGCTGAACTCTTCACCGGCTCCGCGGAACTGAGTTGGGATGATCTGGACTCGGCGCACCGCGAGTTCATCATCCCGGGTCTGCTGACCTCTGGAGGCGTTTGCGTGATCTGCGCCCGGTCGAACCTCGGCAAGACGTACACCTACCTGGACATGGCGTGCCGGATGGCCTGTGGCATGCCGTGGCTAGGGAAGCCGACCCGGCAGGCAAAGACGCTCATCGTTCTCGGCGAAGGTAAAGCCGGATTTATGAGCCGTCTCCAAGCTTGGATGACTGCACACGGGAAGACGCCCGGCGACCTGCGTCCGTGGCTGTTCTTCATCGACCGCGCGAACCTCAACAACGACGAGAGCCTGAGTCGCATCCGCGAGGTTGTCGAGCGCGAGGGCATCGAGGTCGTCATCTACGACACATGGGCTGCGACCTCGGGAATTCAGAAGGAGGATGACGCCGTGCTGACGGGCATGACGATCAACCGCGTCAAGGACGCCCTGCCGGAAGCAACTCACCTGTTCATCCACCACCCTCGCAAGGCCGAGCAAGACACGGACGCGCCGGTCATGCGCGGCTCGGGAGCCTTCGAGGGGGCGGCGGATGTCGTCATGATGATGTACCGGGACCGTAAGTTCATCCCGGCGTCGGGGGAGTCGTTCGAGTTCATCGCACTGTCGACCGAACAAGACCACAACGGGAAAGCACGCGACGGTGCAACCGAGACGATCCGCGGGCTGTACCTGGATGAGATCGAGCTTGCGGACGGTTCAATCAATCGAGTGATGCGGCTTCTCGACTCGGAAACGATCAGCAAGGAGGCACGAGAGGTTCGCCGCGTGCTCACGCGACCGATGTCGCACGCCGAGTACGCGGAAGCATCCGGCAAGAGTCGGTCCACCGCTCACCGCTACCTGCAAGCGGCGGTCGCGGACGGCGTGGTGACGAAGGCACAAGGCCCGCTCGGTATGGATATCTACACGCCCACGCAGGCCTGGTCAGAGCTTCTGGGGCGTGCAGCGTGA
- a CDS encoding recombinase family protein, with protein MTDIAIYTRQSIDKAEGIDRQLARCRALAASRGWSIVAEFEDNAVSAFKSRGPGTAWARLLASPADVVVAVNMDRLLRGQADLLALIEAGKTVATVEGDLDLTTAEGRFRAELLTSLASFEARRKGERQTRANESRVSEGLPVPGKRRMGFEPGNILERPEEADKIRRAYVDLLNGRSIRSVANEWGRPPVRVREILTNPAYAGWVVRGGERFEAAPEVARIVERDTWLAVQDLLADEARRVSPGPSRQHLLSGIATCAEPGCGAKMRAISRYYACSADTAHATIYKTALEEFVKAHLAVELIRGQRREAHDAPSPLARRLSELEEERKRWTRMGALPWADMTEVERELARIHEESERVAAELGRSRVASATQELTRRARVVLAEGIESGVRTLPDGSFDVDVDLDAWEEFFDAQDLDARRALVESRLSVQVKKGRGLDRVAVSPR; from the coding sequence GTGACAGATATCGCCATCTACACGCGCCAGTCCATCGACAAGGCGGAGGGAATCGACCGCCAGCTAGCGCGGTGCCGTGCTCTCGCGGCATCGCGAGGGTGGAGCATCGTTGCGGAGTTCGAGGACAATGCCGTGAGTGCGTTCAAGTCTCGTGGGCCTGGTACTGCATGGGCAAGGCTTCTCGCCTCACCCGCGGACGTTGTGGTGGCGGTCAACATGGATCGCTTGCTCCGTGGACAGGCCGACCTCCTCGCACTCATCGAAGCGGGCAAGACGGTAGCCACCGTCGAGGGAGACCTAGACCTGACTACCGCGGAGGGTCGCTTCCGCGCGGAGTTGCTGACCTCGCTGGCGTCGTTCGAGGCTCGCCGGAAAGGTGAGCGCCAGACAAGGGCCAACGAATCCCGAGTGTCGGAAGGTCTGCCCGTACCGGGGAAGCGGCGTATGGGATTCGAGCCGGGGAACATCTTGGAGCGGCCCGAGGAGGCCGACAAGATTCGACGCGCCTACGTGGACCTCCTGAATGGTCGCAGTATTAGATCAGTGGCGAACGAGTGGGGACGCCCTCCGGTCCGGGTGCGTGAGATTCTGACCAACCCCGCGTATGCGGGCTGGGTCGTTCGAGGCGGCGAACGGTTCGAGGCCGCGCCCGAGGTTGCTCGGATCGTCGAGCGGGACACCTGGCTGGCTGTCCAAGACCTCCTAGCCGATGAGGCGCGCCGAGTATCCCCCGGTCCCTCGCGCCAGCATTTGCTGTCTGGAATCGCCACATGCGCCGAGCCTGGGTGTGGCGCGAAGATGCGCGCCATCTCCCGCTACTACGCATGCTCCGCCGACACCGCGCACGCCACCATCTACAAGACCGCTCTAGAGGAGTTCGTGAAGGCCCACCTGGCGGTCGAGTTGATCCGGGGTCAACGACGAGAGGCCCACGACGCACCCAGTCCGCTCGCACGGAGGCTCAGCGAACTGGAGGAAGAGCGCAAGCGGTGGACACGCATGGGCGCGTTGCCGTGGGCAGACATGACGGAGGTTGAGCGCGAGCTGGCCCGCATTCACGAGGAGTCCGAGCGCGTGGCGGCGGAGCTGGGCCGCTCCCGCGTCGCGTCGGCTACGCAAGAGCTGACGCGTCGGGCGCGGGTGGTGCTTGCGGAAGGTATCGAATCCGGTGTTCGTACGCTCCCAGACGGTTCGTTCGATGTGGATGTGGACCTGGACGCGTGGGAAGAGTTCTTCGACGCACAAGACCTGGACGCCCGCCGTGCTCTCGTGGAGTCACGCCTCAGCGTCCAGGTCAAGAAGGGTCGCGGGCTGGACCGCGTAGCAGTGTCGCCCCGCTAG
- a CDS encoding DNA-processing protein DprA, giving the protein MVEAGQRSGSLNTAGHAAALGRELGAVPGPVTSAASAGCHRLLRDYGAQCITTADDVREMLGFRLMDTGSGSLEIVDGSLRIFDALSARSWRTAEDIAQRSGMSRADVEARLGLLSMSGLVDRGAQGWRDARMP; this is encoded by the coding sequence GTGGTTGAGGCGGGGCAGCGCAGCGGCTCGCTGAACACCGCCGGCCACGCCGCAGCGCTCGGCAGAGAACTCGGCGCAGTGCCCGGCCCCGTCACGAGTGCGGCGTCGGCCGGCTGTCATCGACTTCTCCGCGACTATGGTGCGCAGTGCATTACGACTGCGGACGATGTGAGAGAGATGCTCGGCTTCCGATTGATGGACACGGGCAGCGGTTCACTCGAGATCGTCGACGGCTCCCTCAGGATCTTCGATGCTCTGAGCGCGCGTTCGTGGCGAACGGCGGAGGACATCGCTCAGCGGTCCGGGATGAGCCGAGCTGACGTAGAAGCGCGCCTCGGTCTCCTGTCGATGTCGGGGCTCGTCGATCGCGGTGCACAGGGGTGGCGCGATGCGAGGATGCCATGA
- a CDS encoding tyrosine-type recombinase/integrase — MRITEAAERYALHLAQARRLSPATVRAYRSDLHDLASVAGDPELSIVDVETLREWLWAATKRGDARSTIARRTAAARGFFSWAVEAGLLSLDPSVRLVAPKRGRSLPRVATADNLSMVLDAARESASTGDPLALRDHAIVELLYGAGVRVSELTGLDIDDIDRDRLTARVTGKGSKDRVVPFGMPAARALEAYLVRARPALIADSDPGGAVFIGARGGRIGARAVYDVVSRMVSPIVGGTAGPHALRHSAATHMIDGGADLRTVQELLGHASLGTTQIYTHVSSERLAATYRLAHPRA; from the coding sequence ATGAGGATCACCGAGGCTGCCGAGCGCTACGCGCTCCACCTCGCCCAGGCGCGGCGGCTGTCCCCGGCCACCGTCCGTGCCTATCGATCGGACCTCCACGATCTCGCCTCGGTCGCGGGCGACCCCGAGCTGTCCATCGTCGATGTGGAGACGCTCAGAGAGTGGCTGTGGGCAGCAACGAAGAGGGGTGATGCCCGTTCCACGATCGCGCGTCGGACCGCGGCCGCTCGAGGATTCTTCTCCTGGGCCGTCGAGGCAGGGCTCTTGTCGCTCGATCCGAGCGTGCGCCTCGTCGCTCCCAAGCGCGGACGTAGCCTCCCTCGTGTCGCCACCGCCGACAACCTCTCGATGGTCCTCGATGCTGCCCGCGAATCCGCCTCCACGGGTGATCCGCTCGCCCTGCGCGACCACGCCATCGTGGAGTTGCTCTACGGCGCGGGGGTCCGCGTCTCCGAGCTGACGGGGCTCGACATCGATGACATCGATCGGGATCGACTCACGGCGCGCGTCACGGGAAAGGGATCCAAGGACCGCGTCGTTCCCTTCGGCATGCCCGCAGCGCGGGCGCTCGAGGCGTACCTGGTTCGTGCGCGACCAGCCCTCATCGCGGATTCCGACCCCGGCGGCGCGGTCTTCATCGGCGCGCGCGGTGGCCGGATCGGGGCGAGGGCGGTGTATGACGTCGTATCGAGGATGGTGTCACCGATCGTCGGCGGTACGGCGGGCCCCCACGCTCTCAGGCATTCCGCTGCGACCCACATGATCGACGGCGGAGCAGACCTTCGCACCGTTCAAGAGCTGCTCGGGCATGCGAGCCTCGGAACCACCCAGATCTACACTCACGTGTCGAGCGAACGCCTCGCGGCGACATACCGGCTCGCGCACCCGCGTGCATGA
- a CDS encoding murein hydrolase activator EnvC: protein MADLRQTGARWARHRARAWDAFLVACLVVVSSVASPASGVVVGASGWGWPLDPAVVAEPFTAPAHRYGTGHRGVDLVATVGAEVHAPAAGVVAFAGVVVDRGVLTIDHGAGYVSTLEPVNTVLVPGDRVERGDVVGAITTGGHSAEGQLHVGLRLNGEYINPLVLLGDIPRAVLLPCC from the coding sequence ATGGCAGATCTCCGGCAGACTGGGGCGCGGTGGGCACGGCACCGCGCGCGGGCCTGGGACGCGTTCCTCGTCGCCTGCCTCGTCGTTGTCTCGAGTGTCGCCTCCCCCGCTTCAGGAGTCGTCGTGGGGGCGTCGGGGTGGGGCTGGCCGCTCGATCCTGCTGTCGTCGCGGAGCCGTTCACGGCCCCGGCGCATCGCTACGGAACAGGACACCGCGGCGTCGACCTCGTCGCGACAGTCGGTGCTGAGGTTCACGCTCCGGCCGCCGGTGTCGTCGCCTTCGCCGGTGTCGTCGTCGATCGTGGCGTCCTCACGATCGATCATGGCGCCGGCTATGTATCGACGCTCGAGCCGGTGAACACCGTGCTCGTGCCCGGCGACCGGGTCGAGCGGGGCGATGTCGTGGGCGCGATCACCACGGGCGGGCACAGCGCGGAGGGTCAGCTGCACGTCGGACTGCGGCTCAACGGCGAGTACATCAACCCCCTCGTGCTCCTGGGGGACATACCACGAGCCGTTCTGCTTCCGTGCTGCTGA